In Hydractinia symbiolongicarpus strain clone_291-10 chromosome 13, HSymV2.1, whole genome shotgun sequence, a single genomic region encodes these proteins:
- the LOC130624255 gene encoding uncharacterized protein LOC130624255, which yields MNPCQRVKRALQNYEGLTDGLTSSSKSITQQRDMLKNTIRQERSKIDTIKSNIQNLEQRHNLTDEEKSDAYFWYNKLDKGLNDFTKRSEEAINKQDSYALPILRNQLNHMLKTEKGSTVLEFTDLIHKNAMQGYKRSIIPKHESDDGQKTLLSIKRDLKDVLTNVDDSLTNQDGRLQVLRNNIQSMKKHVHACENN from the exons ATGAACCCATGTCAACGAGTAAAAAGGGCTCTTCAAAATTATGAAGGTCTTACAGATGGATTAACATCTTCATCCAAGTCTATTACACAGCAGAGAGACATGCTGAAAAATACCATCCGTCAGGAAAGAAGCAAAATTGACACCATTAAATCAAACATTCAAAATTTAG AACAACGGCATAATTTGACAGATGAAGAAAAATCAGACGCATATTTCTGGTACAACAAGCTTGACAAAG GACTAAATGATTTCACAAAGCGATCAGAAGAAGCGATTAACAAACAGGACTCATATGCGTTGCCAATTCTTCGAAACCAACTGAATCATATGCTGAAAACAGAGAAAGGCTCAACAGTGCTGGAATTCACAGATTTGATTCATAAAAATGCAATGCAAGGGTACAAGCGATCTATCATTCCCAAACACGAAAGTGACGATGGACAAAAAACGCTTTTGTCCATCAAACGG gatTTGAAAGACGTACTCACCAATGTTGACGACTCTCTGACAAATCAAGATGGCCGACTGCAAGTTCTTCGAAACAACATTCAATCCATGAAAAAACATGTCCACGCTTGCGAGaacaattaa